DNA sequence from the Papio anubis isolate 15944 chromosome 7, Panubis1.0, whole genome shotgun sequence genome:
TTATATGGGCATAAGAActgggggctgaagtgggagtaaGACACTATTAATcactttctatgtttttatttctgactATGTGATTgtattatgtgtgtatacatatatatttttttaaagtcctcttTTTACTTTGAGGTTGTGTATATAGGAATGCAGTACCCAAGGCAGTTAAGAGTCagtttttaggccgggcgcggtggctcacgcctgttatcccagcactttgggagaccgaggcaggcagatcatgaggtcaggagttcaagaccagcctggccaatatgatgaaattccatctctactaaaaaatacaaaaattagccgggcatagtggtgcgtgcctgtagtcccagctactagggaggctgaggcaggagaatggcttgaaccctggaagcagaggttgtagtgagctgagattgtgccactacacaccagcctgaacaacagagcgagacttcatctaaaaaacaaacaatcaatcaaacaaacaaaaacagagtcaGCTTTTAATCTTGCCCCTAACTTGCTGTGTGTAGCCTTAGGTAAGTCACATCCTCTTTCTGGGCCTTAGCTTCgtcctctgtttaaaaaaaaggggGTTAGACTCCATGCTCTTGCCTGGCTCTAAAACTCTGAGACTCTTAAGTCCTgtctcttccaggaagcctctcCTGATTGCCTCAACCTACagcactctctctctcctatGGGTCATGCCATGGCAAAAGCTAGGCCCCTACCCACCACCAGAAGACCTGCTGTCCATGAAGGACTGGCCAGTCCTGGGGCCAGACCCTTGATAGGCTAGGTGCACACAAATCTGAGTGACCAGGCTGGGGAAGAGACCAGACGCCAGGTCCAGGAAGAAACCGAGGATGCTTATTCTGGTGGAGAGGAGCCATACTTGTGAGTGCCAAAGGGGGCAAGTCAAAGGGACACCACTGCATTTCCACCCAGAGAAGCACTTTCTAAGTCAGAGCAGTCCAGAGTTGGGAGCAGCTGCCTCTAGAATGAGTAAGCTTCCTGTCCCTGGAGATGTGTACATGAAAGCTGGACAGCCACGGCTCAGGGATGCTGCAGAGGGAACGCCAGCATTAGATGGGACATAGATACCTTCCAACCCTGAGACACTctggtttgttacatgtatgGTGGCCCTGGAATCACACCAGCAGAACCTGGGCAACTGGGATCGAGATCTGACTCCTGGCTTCATTTCCCATTCCTTTCCAAGAACCACCTGTGGGGAACAGCGGGGGAAGGCCCACCTATGCTGACTCCAAGAGAAGGCTCACACATTGGGGACAGGGTGCAGGAGGGGAGAGGACATCTGCCACATCCCTTAGGGCTGCTGACCCTATATCTAACCATACATCTGACAACCACAGTTTCTCATGGCTGGAAGGCACCCATATGCCATCTAATGCTGGAATTCCCTCTGCAGCAGCCCTGATCTGTAGCCGTCCGTCTACCCCACATCTAACCCCCACTGAACCTGGCTCATGGACCATCAAGAGCAACTTCGGCATTTAGGAGCCTAGAGTCAGCCAGGTAGCCAGCCAACCCTTCCTTAATGTCTTCCTTTACTTCCTCTCACTGAAATTTCCAGTCCAGCCACTTGCTGTCCCTCACTCAGACACTCTCCCTGCACACACAGGGATAGCAGGACTCACAGCCTGCCTGACCTGCTGGGCCCCACCGCCTCCCCTTCAGACCTCAAACCCATCTCACCAAGTCAACGTCAGTGGGATCCCTGGGAGTGCTGGCAGCCTCTGGGCTGGCTTTCTTGGCTACAGCTGCATCTGTAGAACACAGAGAAGGTCACAGGCAGGTCAAGGAAATGCTGATAAGGGACATCCTGACCTGGGACAGTGATAGACAGGAGGTCCCTGTTGCTTTTCCTGGTTACCCATTTTCTAGGGCATCCCACAGCACTGGACAACTCCCTGGAGGGGCAGCTGGAAGGAGAGCTCTCTCGAATTCGGTGGGCAGGAACCCAGCCAGAAGGGAAAGAGAGGTGGCATTACAGTGCTTGCTTTTGGCTCCAAACTCCAAGTGcacctctctccatctctgagCCACCAGCAAGGCTAATTGTGAGCAATCATAAAGCCATCATTCCCAGCTCACTGACTCTCTGCATATAGTGAGAGCTCCATGATCTTCCTTATCTGCAGGCTGGTTTTTATTAAATCTAAATCTCTTATGCTTCAGAATAAAATAACCCTTCTCTCTGCCACTGCCCAGTTATAACACCTAAGACAAGCTGTGTAAACTCTGTGGGGTCACTTCCTTAATATGGGTAACACTCACTGCCTAGGTGGAGAAGGCACAGGTCCAGGCCCTCTAAGATTATCCTTTATGATCCATGTCCAGCTCCAGGAGAAGTAAGTAAGCTCTCTGTCACTGGCACATACCCAGGTGCCTTCAGATTCCGTagcctccctcccctttcccagtAAGGGCGTCCTATACCAGCTGCTCAGAGCTCACATTCCAGCTTGGAGATTTAGTCAAAGAGTCCTGGAGACCCTCCTGTGCACTCCCCTCACCCCTTACTTTGAAAGTCCCCTTATTCCAGCTAATACACAGCTGCCACATCTCCCGGATTTGGATTGCAGAGCTGAGCACTGTCTCATTCTCCAGCTATGTGATGTGGCTCTGGCTGCTTGAGATCAGAAACTGGTCTGTGTCTCCTTACCTCTCAAGTGCCCAACGCTAGGCAGGGCGTGCAAAGGTTGTCAGACAGCAGGTCATCCTAGAGACAAGAGGTCTCCTCCACTGAGCCACTGTACGGTTTTGGGTAAGCATCCAATCATCTCCCGGAGGTTTTCTTAGCTCCCTTCTACCCTAACCCCAGGTCCCAATTGACTTCTCTGTTCCGAGACACTGGTGGCTTAAGAGAACCTCCTGAAGTGGTTGGTCCCTCTGGCGCCAAAATGATACTGGGTCTGATTCTCAGCTTTGCAGTTTTTCGTTCCCCATGAGTCATCGCTAGGTCAATCCAGAGTCTTGTAAATTAGTAAAACGTGTCCCCTCTGGGTGGCTGCAGCCCTTTGTCAGGGCCTTATCTCCCCCTTATCCTGTGTCCTGGAACCTAAGACCTTACCAAATCCCAAAGACTGAATAAAAacccagtttccttttctgtcaaaTGGAGACGATCTCTTCTGACTCGCCTTTCCTAGGGTGCAGCAGAGGCACAGGGCGCCCAGGATGGTGGCTTGCGTGCTTACCTGTCCCCTGGGTGATGCAAGAGCTGAGGTCCTGCAGGCGCACCTTGAACTCGTCGAAACCGTCCGTGCGCACAGCGGCTTGCAGGCTCTGGGGTTCCTCCTGGCGCAAGCGGCAGAGCGCCTGGCGCAGGAAACTGTGCATGTCCAGCACCTCCTGGTCCGATGCGTAGCACTTCATCCTCTGCACCAGCGCGCTGCCAGTGCGGATGCGCTGCAGCACAGTGTCCAGGCGGCCCAGCCGACTGGCCATCTCCTTGTAGTCGCGCTGGTACCGTGCGTCCACTGCCTCCAGCAGCTCGCGCTCCTGCGCCTGCAAGTGAGCTACCATCTGGCGCACGCGCGCGCGGATCAGCTCCTCGATCTCGGTGCGCGCGCGGCCCAGCTGGCCGACAGCCGCGTGCATCTGCGCGTGCACCGCGCCAAAGGCACTATCCTGCTCCTGCAGCGCCTGCGTCATGGCATCCAGCTCCTCCTGTCGCTGCTGGATCTCTGCGCTGATGTCGCACTTGAGCTCACTGTGGCCGCTGTCAAGGAGAGCGCACGAGCAGCACAGCGGCTTGGAACAGCCTCGGCAGTAGATGCTGTGGACACACAAGGTTGGCCTGGGTTAGGACTCTCCTGACTTTTTCCTCTTAAAACGTTCGTTATAAAATTCCTTTTCCAAAATTACCAGACTTTGAATCATGGCGTGTTTCTAGGTTTCTGCTTTTCCCAATTCATTGTTTGTGGTTATGGTGATAGTATCCAAACTACCAATAACACGAGTATAAAAAGTTACTACAGTAACAATTTCAACATCCGGGAAACAATACAAAGATATACGAAACGACAATCATCTCTTTCCACCACTTCTGAATTTCCCTTCCTCACTGAGGAAGCACCAGGTAAGCATTGTGGGGTGCACCCTTCCACACCTCTCTCCAGTGAAACCGCTTTACACAAATGCCAGACTGGCAGCTGCTTGCAGGATGGTACAGACTTGACACATGTCAGCCATGCCACTTAACCTTTGCGAGAGCCCCTTGGATGAGAATTATTGTTATGCATATTtcccagaggaagaaacagaacatGTTAAATGATTGACCTGGATATCTACAATTTTGGGGGTTGAcgtttgtcaaaaaaaaaaaagaaaagaaaagaaaaagaaagaaaagaaagaaatcggccgggcgcggtggctcacgcctgtaatcccagcactttgggaggccgaggcgggcggatcacctgaggttgggagttcgataccagcctgaccaacatagagaaaccccgtctctattaaaaatacaaaattaggcgggtgtggtgccgcatgcctgtaatcccagctacttgggaggctgaggcaggagaattgcttgaacctgggagacggaggttgcggtgagctgagatggtgccattgcactccagcctgggcaacaagagcgaaactccgcctcaaaaaaaaaaaaaaagaagaaaaaaaaaaaaaaaagaaagaaatcaactcATATAATTACTTTGTAACTTCCTCCTCTTAACAAACTTTCACTCAGAGCATTCCTCTAGGTGCATAGGCACAGATCAGATGTATTCTCTTTAATAGCTCTGGTATATCCCAGATGGGCTACAATTGATTCAATCACTCGTTTTGCTGGCATTCAGGTAATTTCCTGtttgtgcattttctttcttttcctttcctttttttcttttggtgccaATATGGACAACACTTTAGTAATATCCAAGTTATATAGCCTAAACATGGATGCTTTTGTTCCTATGAAATAGATTATAAATATAGGCTTGCTAGATCAaagtgtttgtattttaatatttttatttggttaatttttttttttttttttgagacggagtttcgctcttgttgcccaagctggagtgcaatggcgccatcttggctcaccacaacctccatctcccgggttcaagcgattctcctgcctcagcctcccgagtagctgggattacaggcatgcaccaccaccccggctaattttgtatttttagtagagacaaggtttctccatgttggtcaggctggtctggaactcctgacctcaggtgatccatctgcctaagcctcccaaagtgttgggattacaggcgtgagccaccactcctagcctGGTTAATATATTTTAGCTAGCAGATACTTCCATAGCATTTATTGTGTATCAGACACTATTATAAGTGTTGGCAAATATCAATTCATTCAATCCTCCTGACAATCCAATGGAATAGATaacattattatccccattttaaggATGAGAAAACTGGTGCAAGAGGCgaaataatttgttcaaggtcacacgaTTAGTAAGTGGTAGAGTCTAGATGCAAACTCTAGTAGGCAGAATAGTGGCCTCTAAAGATGTCCACGTGCAAATTCCTGAGACCTGTGAATATGTCACCTTACTACGGcaaaagggtctttgcaggtgtTACTCAATTAAGGACCTCGAGATAAAGAGATCATTCTAGATTATCTGGGTGGGTTCAATGTAATCACATGAATCCTTACAAAGGAAAGGGcagggaggcagaagaatgagAGGAGATGTGATGAATGCAGAGGTGGGAGTGTTGtgatgttgctggctttgaagacagaaagGGGGCATGcaccaaggaatgtgggcagcctctagaagctgggaaaggcaagAAAACATTCTGCCTGAGAGCCTCCCAAACGAGCAaagcctgctgacaccttaatatACCTCAGTGAGACCTGTTTCAGACGTCTtacctccagaaccatgagagaatacatttacattgttttaagcccctaaatttgtggtaatttgttacagcagcaaaacaaaatataaaaacccggccgggcgcggtggctcaagcctgtaatcccaggactttgggaggccgagacgggcggatcacgaggtcaggagaacgagaccatcctggctaacacggtgaaaccccgtctctacttaaaaaaaaaaatacaaaaaactagccgggcgaggtggcgggcgcctgtagtcccagctactccggaggctgaggcaggagaatggcgtaaacccgggaggcggagcttgcagtgagctgagatccggccactgcactccagtctgggcgacagagtgagactccgtctcaaaaaaaaaaaaaagaaaatataaaaacccaggTAGTCCAGCTTAGAGTCCATGTTCTTAACCATTACAAGGCTGCTTCTTCAAATATTACCAGGGAAAATACTGTTACTTCCCCAGAAATATTGCTGTAATTTACCCTCACCGGCAGTGATAAGAATAAGTCTTGGTGGCctgcgccagtaatcccagctactcgggaggctgaggtgggaaaactgcttgaacccaagaggcggaggttacagtgagccaaaatagcaccactgtactccagtctggtcaacagagcaagactccatccaaaaaaaaaaaaagaggaattagtCAGCCCACCTGAGGCCAGAAGAAAGGGTCTCATCTGGGACCATGTTGAGATCAACTTGTTCTGGAACCAGCAACAGAGAGCCTACTAGCCAGCCAGACTGATACACAGTGCTCATCAATGCTACGCTTAATTAGAAATACTAAGCAATTATGAAAAGAACTAATAACTCTGAAGACGGCAATTTGGCAATACCTATCAGAATTACAAATGCATTTATCCCAGCAATCCTCTTTCTATGGATCTGCTCCACAGCTCTATCTCCACACATAACAAGATGATATCCATACAATTTATTCACTGCAGCACagtccacaatagcaaagaattaGAAGCCACCCACGTGTCCATTACAAGGCAATTAGTTACATAAATTATGATCCACCCATACAACGAATACTATGTAGCTGTAAGCCACTGAGGAATCTATATAATGATAAGGAAAATTCTCCATGGAGAAATGAGGTTAATAATAGGAGTActggaaggattaaatgagttaatatatggatgaaagtttgaaaaatgaCTGGCATACAatgagtgttcaataaatgctaactatttgtattattatgatatatattttaagttagaAATCAAGGTGCAGAAATGTGTGTATCAGATACTACCTTTTGTGtaagaatggggaaaaataagaatatctTCATATTTGAttgtatttgaataaataaatcttaaaaggaCACGCAAATTATTAAAAGTGGCTACGGGATGGGTGGAATGAGGGTAGAGTAAGACATTCACTGTATACCTTTTTAGATTATGCTTGAGCCTTGTGAATGTATGaatgtattcctttttttgaAATCAAAAAACAGAATACTAATAAATATGGGCAATTCTATAGAGTATAAGAATAAAGGGAGGAGAATAAGAAACAGTTGTCAGTTTCCCACTTTGGATCTTGGACCCTTGGGGAGAGGGGCTGTGTCTGATGTTGGATCCCTTTCCTTGGAGACAGGGCTCCAAGCCTGTAAGGGCACGCCTCAGGCAGCCTGGCTGGATAGAGAGCAAGACCTTCTGGATGGCCATCGCCTCCGCTGTGTCCTTTTTCTAAGCTTCTTTTGTCCTGAATGGGGTCTCCTTAGGGAGACTGGCCCCTGCTCCCACTCCACATGGAAATGGGTAGCAAGTGTCTGTGAGGTGGCCAGCCTGAATCAGACACTTGGTCTAAAAGCCCCCAGCCCTCTGGTAAGACTGAGGTGCAGACCCTGAATCAAAGGGCTGCCACCCAGGGCCAGGAATGACCTTAGCCAGGCGGTTCCTTTACCTTCATTCAAAGGACACTcactgagtacctactgtgtgcttgGCACtttggaggaggcagaggtgaagtGGGCAACTGCCCAGAAGGGCTCCATGACAAGAACCCAGACTTAACTGTATCTTCAGAAaggcaaaataattatttatttgcttctgGAATACtcaaaataatgaggaaaaacaCCACTAACTTAGTAAGAAATTGCTCACCAAAGTGGCTAGATTACATaataattaagaaagaaaaatagcataatTCTATCTTAGCAAAGCAAACGAAAAGAAATATGGGGAAAATTCCATCTTCCCATTCACagcagctatttaaaaaattctacaaagCCATGgttgtgtgcctatagtcccagctactagggaggctgaggtgagaggactgcttatacccaggagttcaaggccagcctgggcaacatagcaagaaccccatctctaaaaaacttgttttgaattttaaaaaggtacaaaatacctagaaaattacaaaaacctACTAAGAGATAAAGTCTAAAAAAACAGAAGACTGTATCAAGGTCCCAAAAAGAGAgactaaatattataaaattattaattctcCTTGAGTTAATAAACAGGTTTAaggcaattaaattatttttgaaacttaaCCAAAgtattctaaatttcttttttttttttttttttctttttgagactgagttctcactctgttgcccagggctggagtgcagtggcaatcttggctcctcactgcaacctctgtttccccgAAGTCTGCTGggattctgtgcctcagcctctcaagtagctgggactacaggtgtgagccaccatgcctcgctaatggtttttttttgtatttttgtatttttgtatttttagtagagatggggtttcaccatgttggccaggctggtctcgaactcctgatctcaggtgatccgcccacctcggcctcccaaagtgccaggattacaggtgtaagccaccatgcctggctaggtttctaaatttcatatgaaggaacaaacagataaaatagctaagaaaaaaaaatttaattttatagagacagagtctcaacattttgcccaggctggtctcaaactcctaggctcaagtgattcttccaccttggcccccagagtgctgggatttcaggtctAAGCCACTATGACCAGCTGCTAAGAAATGTTTGAGGAAtcagtgtaaggaagggataaCACATTACAGAAATGCCATTATTAAGAGAATATGGTACTAGTTCAAGAGTCAAGAGAAGGATCAGTAGAACAGACCTGATAGGCCTGATGTAGTccctggcatatagaaatgtaatattttatataatgaagaAAGCAACccatctttttctcttgttttttgagacagagtctcactgtgtcgcccaggctggagtgcagtggcgcgatctcagctcattgtaacttccacctcccaggttcaagcgattctcctgcctcagtctcctaagcagccaggactacaggtgtgcaccaccacacctggctaatttttttgtatttttagtagagacagggtttcaccatgctggccaggctggtcttgaactcctgacctcaggtatctgccagcccctgcctcccaaagttctgggatcacagacataagccaccacgcccagccagcagcCCAAACGGATGGACATTAAAGGGGTTTTCAACAATTGGAATCAGAGAAATTAGctagggaggagggtagggggcAGGAATGAAATTAGAGCTTTGCTTCTTGTTTCATGTTCAGATACGCTTCCAATGAATCACAAAGTTAAATGTGTAAAATTACATCTCGAAGGAGAAAACATAGTGGACTATTTACTCTCGCCATAGTAAAGACACTATAATTACTGAAAAAACGAAAGAAACCACACAATCAGTAGATGCCACTgccttaaaaattcaaaactaggccgggcgtggtggctcacacctgtaatcccagcactttgggaggccgaggcaggtggattacgaggttaggagatcgagaccatcctggctaacatggtgaaatcccgtctctactaaaaatacaaaaaaattagccggatgtggtggcaggtgcctgtagtcccagctactcaggaggctgaggcagaagaatggcgtgaacccgggaggcggagcttgcagtgagccgagatggcaccactacactccagcctaggcgacagagcaagactccatctcaaaaaaaaaaaaaaaaaaaaatcaaaactatatatttttgaaagatattcatGACTATTTATAAGAAAAGCAAGTTATACAACAGTAAgtgttgttcattttgttttagatGATCACAGAGAtagcaaaaaggaaaggaaaaggtcTAGAGTGATAGTAGTTTCCTCTTTTACTCTCGTCCCTCCTTTTCACCTATTTAGATTTTCCAAAAGTTTCTATAATCAATTCTAAGTAAAGGAGTTTGGACTTTAAATAGGAAGCAATGGGGAACACTCAAAGAACCTCCCATCTAGGTATTACAACAaagctctttctcttctctgggaTGTATTGTTTCATTTACCCCTTTATGACTCTTCAGTGCAATGACTCcacactgttaatttttttttcagagacagggtcttgctatgttgcccaggctggacttgaattcctgggctcatgcgatcctctcacctcagcctcctgagtagtgtatttcatttcattttatttatttattttttaatttatttttattcatttattttttgagaccgaatctcgctctgttaccaggctggggtgcagtggcgagatctcggctcattgcaacctctgcctcctgggttcaagcgattctcctgcctcagcctcccaagtagctgggactacaggtgtgcaccatcacactcagctaatttttgtatttttagtagagacagggtttcaccaggtgggccaggatggtcccaatctcttgacctcataatccgcccacctcggcctcccaaagtgttaggattacaggcatgagccactatgcctggctgagtAGTGTATTTTAATAGAAGCCTCAACATGTTTCCTGGGTTTTCAGTCTCCCCATCCTAAAGCTGTCCATGTCTAAACTGCCATGCCAAGAGTGGTATGTGTTAGCTCCTGCAATTTCTAGCTACAAGGCCTTGAGCAAATTACCTTTTCTCTCTAAGTCTTAATTTCCCCACCTGTAGAATGGGAGTAATAATGCTTCCCTCATAGACTGTTACAAGCACAAAGATAGGCTGGTGTATGTGAACGGCTCAGCACAGTGCTATGTAGTCACTGGACATTCTGGAGCCATAAAAGAAGAGGGGGTATTACACATGGCATGGGACATCCCTGCTGTTGGGTGAACCTATCAATATCAGATCTGGGGTGTCCCCTCCCCAGTACAGATAGGCCACTATAGCCACACCTCTTGGTTGGGCCAGGGGAGCATGCTATTTCTGCTGTTCTAGGGAACTGGTAGCTCTAAAATGCAAGAAGCAAAAATGTTATGAAACAGGACCAGTGAAGGAGAGCTGGTACCACCTGGCTTACCTGAATGGTGACCAAAAACTCTCCTCTACCTGTCCCACTTCCATGCAGCAACTTGCCACTTTCACTTTGGTAGAGTGGTAAAAGAGCAGCTCTTTTGGAAATTCAAGTAACTACAGTTAAAAGAATCCATCGATCATTTATACAGTAGTATGAACGCATTTCACCAGATCAGTTTCCTGCTATCTCACCACTGAAAAAACAAGATTTCTGAAACCAGGAGAGGAGATGGGTAATTCTAGAGCCTGGGGTATTTGAAGAGAGTGAATGCATTATTCCTATTGACCTCCCCTCCAGTGATTTATTGGTTGAGAAGCGGTGTTGGAGAGGGGAAAGCCTGAGGTCTTAGAGAAGAAGACACCAGACAAGAAAAGCAGCAAGGAAAGCGGTGAAAGGAAGCACTGTTTCACACTTCTGTCTTATGCTGGTGCCACACCCAGGAATGGGGAAGGGaatatttgtgctttttcttctccACTCTTTTCTACACAGGTACCTGCTCCCAAGGCATATGGCTGGTGTATCCGTGGTGGGCAGTGTTCCTCGGGATCATGTCACTCATTCAATAGGCGGCGGGTACACTGCCACATGGGTTCCCTGTTTCTCCTGCCATCTTTATGGTGGGGAATGGCACAACCATTCAACAGCCACTCCTGGATGCCTCCCTGTCCTCTACGgcttcaatgatttttttttttttttttttcttttgagacagagtctcactctgccacccaggctagagtgcagtggcatgatcttggctcactgcaacgtctgccttccaggttcaagcaattctcctgcctcagcctcccaagtagctgggactacaggcgtctgctgccacacccggctaatttttgtatttttagtagagacggagtttcaccatattcgtcaggctggtctcgaactcctgaccttgtgatccgcccacttcggactcccaaagtgctgggattacaggcgtgagcacctggccccataattttttattaagtCTTCTTGATCCTGTCTTCATTGACTTAAAAAACTTACAACTgagcgcgatggctcacgcctgtaatcccaacactttgggaggctgaggcgggcggatcacctgaggtcaggagtctgagaccagcctggccaacatggtgaaaccccatctctactaaaaacacaaaaattagctgagtgtggtggcgggcgcctgtaatcccagctactcgggaggctgaggtaagagaatcacttgaactcggaaggcggaggttgcagtgagctgagattatgccactgcactcctgcctgggagacagagtgagactccatctcaaaaaaaaaccaaaaaacttacTGAATACCATCTAGGTCTAGGCATGGGGCAAGGGTATAAAGATGATTAAGGCAGAATGCTGACTCCTAAACCTGTCCCAGCAGTTCCCACTGC
Encoded proteins:
- the PML gene encoding protein PML isoform X14 is translated as MEPAPARSPRPQQDPARPHAPTMPPPETPSEGRQPSPSHSPTEQAPSPEEEFQFLRCQQCQAEAKCPKLLPCLHTLCSGCLEESGMQCPICQAPWPLGADTSALDNVFFESLQRRLSVYRQIVDAQAACIRCKESADFWCFECEQLLCAKCFEAHQWFLKHEARPLAELRNQSVREFLDGTRKTNNIFCSNPNHRTPTLTSIYCRGCSKPLCCSCALLDSGHSELKCDISAEIQQRQEELDAMTQALQEQDSAFGAVHAQMHAAVGQLGRARTEIEELIRARVRQMVAHLQAQERELLEAVDARYQRDYKEMASRLGRLDTVLQRIRTGSALVQRMKCYASDQEVLDMHSFLRQALCRLRQEEPQSLQAAVRTDGFDEFKVRLQDLSSCITQGTDAAVAKKASPEAASTPRDPTDVDLHP
- the PML gene encoding protein PML isoform X13, producing MEPAPARSPRPQQDPARPHAPTMPPPETPSEGRQPSPSHSPTEQAPSPEEEFQFLRCQQCQAEAKCPKLLPCLHTLCSGCLEESGMQCPICQAPWPLGADTSALDNVFFESLQRRLSVYRQIVDAQAACIRCKESADFWCFECEQLLCAKCFEAHQWFLKHEARPLAELRNQSVREFLDGTRKTNNIFCSNPNHRTPTLTSIYCRGCSKPLCCSCALLDSGHSELKCDISAEIQQRQEELDAMTQALQEQDSAFGAVHAQMHAAVGQLGRARTEIEELIRARVRQMVAHLQAQERELLEAVDARYQRDYKEMASRLGRLDTVLQRIRTGSALVQRMKCYASDQEVLDMHSFLRQALCRLRQEEPQSLQAAVRTDGFDEFKVRLQDLSSCITQGTDAAVAKKASPEAASTPRDPTDVDLRSALW